In one Magallana gigas chromosome 7, xbMagGiga1.1, whole genome shotgun sequence genomic region, the following are encoded:
- the LOC105335560 gene encoding extracellular signal-regulated kinase 2 isoform X4: MSSEIEPHITKKYEIKKRLGKGAYGIVWKAVDRRTGEVVAVKKIFDAFRNQTDAQRTFREIMFLQEFGDHNNIIKLHNVIKAENDKDIYLVFEFMETDLHNVIKRGSILKDVHKRYIMYQLFKATKYLHSGNVIHRDQKPSNILLDSECVVKVCDFGLARSLTQIGVDAETGDPNLTEYVATRWYRAPEILLASHRYTKGVDMWSLGCILGEMLGGKPLFPGSSTLNQIEKIMSTIPLPSKEDIDSIKSAYGASILEKATLKSKKSIEELLPDAPKDGIDLLKKLLLFNPDKRITADEALRHPYISRFHNAAEEVSLNYDVVPPLSDDVQLTVEEYRNKLYEMIIQKKQERRRKRHEIRSAQQLRESSPEENPPPSEPYQKENTMPAKFSSASSKYNKPVAEVHPHSAPHHQSSFTSAFGRTTHTEPKDMRARQHSRQRMNDQIPPSYSSSAAMQLYDIFVRAQNPRLQMNPFLLGRNQMQDPYPPISKNRQTSAPAATRAGSRPSSKYGSQPGSTKEDRGGLSVTSSRLSGSKK, translated from the exons ATGAGTTCAGAAATAGAGCCCCACATTacgaaaaaatatgaaatcaagAAACGTCTAGGAAAAGGG GCTTATGGAATAGTATGGAAAGCAGTTGACAGAAGAACAGGAGAGGTTGTTGctgtaaagaaaatttttgatgCCTTCAGAAATCAAACAGATGCACAG AGAACATTCAGAGAGATTATGTTTCTCCAAGAATTTGGAGATCATAACAACATTATTAAGCTGCACAATGTGATCAAAGCAGAAAATGACAAAGACATCTACCTCGTTTTTGAATTTATGG AGACAGATCTGCATAACGTTATAAAGAGAGGGAGCATTCTCAAGGATGTACATAAACGTTACATCATGTATCAGCTGTTCAAAGCCACCAAGTACCTTCACTCAGGCAATGTCATACATAGAGACCAGAAG CCCTCTAATATTTTACTGGACAGTGAATGTGTTGTAAAAGTCTGTGACTTTGGGCTTGCTCGGTCCTTGACACAGATTGGGGTGGATGCCGAGACTGGAGACCCAAACTTGACAGAATATGTAGCTACTCGCTGGTACAGAGCCCCAGAAATCCTGCTAGCATCTCACAG GTACACAAAAGGTGTTGACATGTGGTCCCTGGGATGTATCCTTGGGGAGATGCTTGGAGGAAAGCCTTTGTTTCCAGGATCATCTACCCTTAACCAGATAGAGAAAATCATGAGCACTATTCCATTGCCATCCAAAGAAG ACATTGACAGTATCAAATCTGCTTATGGTGCATCTATATTGGAAAAGGCAACATTAAA ATCAAAGAAATCAATAGAAGAACTATTACCGGACGCTCCAAAAGACGGCATAGACTTACTGAAAAAACTGTTGTTGTTTAATCCGGACAAGAGGATCACTGCTGATGAGGCACTCCGACATCCATACATCTCCAG atTTCACAATGCTGCTGAGGAGGTATCCCTGAATTACGATGTTGTTCCACCTCTCAGTGATGATGTTCAGCTGACTGTGGAGGAGTACAGGAATAAGTTGTATGAG ATGATAATACAGAAGAAACAAGAGAGGAGGAGAAAACGTCATGAGATTAGAAGTGCCCAACAGCTGAGGGAGTCCAGCCCTGAAGAAAACCCCCCACCCAGTGAACCTTACCAGAAAGAAAACACTATGCCAGCTAAATTCTCATCAGCATCCTCCAAATACAACAAGCCAGTAGCCGAGGTGCACCCTCACTCGGCCCCTCATCACCAGTCCTCCTTCACTTCAG CCTTTGGAAGAACGACACACACAGAACCCAAGGACATGAGAGCCAGACAGCACAGTCGACAGAGGATGAATGACCAGATCCCCCCTTCCTACTCCAGCAGTGCTGCG ATGCAGTTGTATGACATTTTTGTTCGAGCACAAAATCCGAGGCTTCAAATGAACCCATTCCTTCTGGGTAGAAACCAG ATGCAAGACCCTTATCCTCCTATTTCAAAAAATAGACAGACATCTGCACCAGCAGCTACTAGAGCAGGGTCACGACCCAGCTCAAAATACGGCAGTCAGCCGGGCTCAACAAAAGAGGACAGGGGAGGCTTATCTGTAACCAGTTCACGCCTG TCTGGTAGTAAAAAATAA
- the LOC105335560 gene encoding extracellular signal-regulated kinase 2 isoform X1, producing MSSEIEPHITKKYEIKKRLGKGAYGIVWKAVDRRTGEVVAVKKIFDAFRNQTDAQRTFREIMFLQEFGDHNNIIKLHNVIKAENDKDIYLVFEFMETDLHNVIKRGSILKDVHKRYIMYQLFKATKYLHSGNVIHRDQKPSNILLDSECVVKVCDFGLARSLTQIGVDAETGDPNLTEYVATRWYRAPEILLASHRYTKGVDMWSLGCILGEMLGGKPLFPGSSTLNQIEKIMSTIPLPSKEDIDSIKSAYGASILEKATLKSKKSIEELLPDAPKDGIDLLKKLLLFNPDKRITADEALRHPYISRFHNAAEEVSLNYDVVPPLSDDVQLTVEEYRNKLYEMIIQKKQERRRKRHEIRSAQQLRESSPEENPPPSEPYQKENTMPAKFSSASSKYNKPVAEVHPHSAPHHQSSFTSAFGRTTHTEPKDMRARQHSRQRMNDQIPPSYSSSAAMQLYDIFVRAQNPRLQMNPFLLGRNQMQDPYPPISKNRQTSAPAATRAGSRPSSKYGSQPGSTKEDRGGLSVTSSRLLGIGRLIKCAMDPPLPPIRSSYQAYCDSYHDTYHPVSVHGNTYHNTFYDSYQDGDVPGQRPVSATTQKQKPIYGKKQFSNAINNPSHGAPKAYFGSYNQNIGTISASGLAAIQGGKKS from the exons ATGAGTTCAGAAATAGAGCCCCACATTacgaaaaaatatgaaatcaagAAACGTCTAGGAAAAGGG GCTTATGGAATAGTATGGAAAGCAGTTGACAGAAGAACAGGAGAGGTTGTTGctgtaaagaaaatttttgatgCCTTCAGAAATCAAACAGATGCACAG AGAACATTCAGAGAGATTATGTTTCTCCAAGAATTTGGAGATCATAACAACATTATTAAGCTGCACAATGTGATCAAAGCAGAAAATGACAAAGACATCTACCTCGTTTTTGAATTTATGG AGACAGATCTGCATAACGTTATAAAGAGAGGGAGCATTCTCAAGGATGTACATAAACGTTACATCATGTATCAGCTGTTCAAAGCCACCAAGTACCTTCACTCAGGCAATGTCATACATAGAGACCAGAAG CCCTCTAATATTTTACTGGACAGTGAATGTGTTGTAAAAGTCTGTGACTTTGGGCTTGCTCGGTCCTTGACACAGATTGGGGTGGATGCCGAGACTGGAGACCCAAACTTGACAGAATATGTAGCTACTCGCTGGTACAGAGCCCCAGAAATCCTGCTAGCATCTCACAG GTACACAAAAGGTGTTGACATGTGGTCCCTGGGATGTATCCTTGGGGAGATGCTTGGAGGAAAGCCTTTGTTTCCAGGATCATCTACCCTTAACCAGATAGAGAAAATCATGAGCACTATTCCATTGCCATCCAAAGAAG ACATTGACAGTATCAAATCTGCTTATGGTGCATCTATATTGGAAAAGGCAACATTAAA ATCAAAGAAATCAATAGAAGAACTATTACCGGACGCTCCAAAAGACGGCATAGACTTACTGAAAAAACTGTTGTTGTTTAATCCGGACAAGAGGATCACTGCTGATGAGGCACTCCGACATCCATACATCTCCAG atTTCACAATGCTGCTGAGGAGGTATCCCTGAATTACGATGTTGTTCCACCTCTCAGTGATGATGTTCAGCTGACTGTGGAGGAGTACAGGAATAAGTTGTATGAG ATGATAATACAGAAGAAACAAGAGAGGAGGAGAAAACGTCATGAGATTAGAAGTGCCCAACAGCTGAGGGAGTCCAGCCCTGAAGAAAACCCCCCACCCAGTGAACCTTACCAGAAAGAAAACACTATGCCAGCTAAATTCTCATCAGCATCCTCCAAATACAACAAGCCAGTAGCCGAGGTGCACCCTCACTCGGCCCCTCATCACCAGTCCTCCTTCACTTCAG CCTTTGGAAGAACGACACACACAGAACCCAAGGACATGAGAGCCAGACAGCACAGTCGACAGAGGATGAATGACCAGATCCCCCCTTCCTACTCCAGCAGTGCTGCG ATGCAGTTGTATGACATTTTTGTTCGAGCACAAAATCCGAGGCTTCAAATGAACCCATTCCTTCTGGGTAGAAACCAG ATGCAAGACCCTTATCCTCCTATTTCAAAAAATAGACAGACATCTGCACCAGCAGCTACTAGAGCAGGGTCACGACCCAGCTCAAAATACGGCAGTCAGCCGGGCTCAACAAAAGAGGACAGGGGAGGCTTATCTGTAACCAGTTCACGCCTG TTAGGCATTGGTCGGTTGATAAAATGTGCAATGGATCCACCACTTCCACCTATAAGATCTTCCTATCAAGCATATTGCGACTCGTACCATGACACATACCATCCCGTCAGTGTGCATGGTAACACGTACCACAATACGTTCTACGATTCGTATCAAGACGGTGAT GTTCCTGGCCAGAGACCAGTATCAGCCACGACCCAGAAACAGAAACCAATCTATGGAAAGAAGCAGTTCAGTAATGCAATCAACAACCCCTCCCATGGGGCCCCAAAGGCATACTTTGGAAGTTACAACCAGAATATTGGAACCATCTCTGCCTCAGGTCTGGCTGCCATACAGGGGGGCAAAAAATCCTGA
- the LOC105335560 gene encoding extracellular signal-regulated kinase 2 isoform X3, whose amino-acid sequence MSSEIEPHITKKYEIKKRLGKGAYGIVWKAVDRRTGEVVAVKKIFDAFRNQTDAQRTFREIMFLQEFGDHNNIIKLHNVIKAENDKDIYLVFEFMETDLHNVIKRGSILKDVHKRYIMYQLFKATKYLHSGNVIHRDQKPSNILLDSECVVKVCDFGLARSLTQIGVDAETGDPNLTEYVATRWYRAPEILLASHRYTKGVDMWSLGCILGEMLGGKPLFPGSSTLNQIEKIMSTIPLPSKEDIDSIKSAYGASILEKATLKSKKSIEELLPDAPKDGIDLLKKLLLFNPDKRITADEALRHPYISRFHNAAEEVSLNYDVVPPLSDDVQLTVEEYRNKLYEMIIQKKQERRRKRHEIRSAQQLRESSPEENPPPSEPYQKENTMPAKFSSASSKYNKPVAEVHPHSAPHHQSSFTSAFGRTTHTEPKDMRARQHSRQRMNDQIPPSYSSSAAMQLYDIFVRAQNPRLQMNPFLLGRNQMQDPYPPISKNRQTSAPAATRAGSRPSSKYGSQPGSTKEDRGGLSVTSSRLVPGQRPVSATTQKQKPIYGKKQFSNAINNPSHGAPKAYFGSYNQNIGTISASGLAAIQGGKKS is encoded by the exons ATGAGTTCAGAAATAGAGCCCCACATTacgaaaaaatatgaaatcaagAAACGTCTAGGAAAAGGG GCTTATGGAATAGTATGGAAAGCAGTTGACAGAAGAACAGGAGAGGTTGTTGctgtaaagaaaatttttgatgCCTTCAGAAATCAAACAGATGCACAG AGAACATTCAGAGAGATTATGTTTCTCCAAGAATTTGGAGATCATAACAACATTATTAAGCTGCACAATGTGATCAAAGCAGAAAATGACAAAGACATCTACCTCGTTTTTGAATTTATGG AGACAGATCTGCATAACGTTATAAAGAGAGGGAGCATTCTCAAGGATGTACATAAACGTTACATCATGTATCAGCTGTTCAAAGCCACCAAGTACCTTCACTCAGGCAATGTCATACATAGAGACCAGAAG CCCTCTAATATTTTACTGGACAGTGAATGTGTTGTAAAAGTCTGTGACTTTGGGCTTGCTCGGTCCTTGACACAGATTGGGGTGGATGCCGAGACTGGAGACCCAAACTTGACAGAATATGTAGCTACTCGCTGGTACAGAGCCCCAGAAATCCTGCTAGCATCTCACAG GTACACAAAAGGTGTTGACATGTGGTCCCTGGGATGTATCCTTGGGGAGATGCTTGGAGGAAAGCCTTTGTTTCCAGGATCATCTACCCTTAACCAGATAGAGAAAATCATGAGCACTATTCCATTGCCATCCAAAGAAG ACATTGACAGTATCAAATCTGCTTATGGTGCATCTATATTGGAAAAGGCAACATTAAA ATCAAAGAAATCAATAGAAGAACTATTACCGGACGCTCCAAAAGACGGCATAGACTTACTGAAAAAACTGTTGTTGTTTAATCCGGACAAGAGGATCACTGCTGATGAGGCACTCCGACATCCATACATCTCCAG atTTCACAATGCTGCTGAGGAGGTATCCCTGAATTACGATGTTGTTCCACCTCTCAGTGATGATGTTCAGCTGACTGTGGAGGAGTACAGGAATAAGTTGTATGAG ATGATAATACAGAAGAAACAAGAGAGGAGGAGAAAACGTCATGAGATTAGAAGTGCCCAACAGCTGAGGGAGTCCAGCCCTGAAGAAAACCCCCCACCCAGTGAACCTTACCAGAAAGAAAACACTATGCCAGCTAAATTCTCATCAGCATCCTCCAAATACAACAAGCCAGTAGCCGAGGTGCACCCTCACTCGGCCCCTCATCACCAGTCCTCCTTCACTTCAG CCTTTGGAAGAACGACACACACAGAACCCAAGGACATGAGAGCCAGACAGCACAGTCGACAGAGGATGAATGACCAGATCCCCCCTTCCTACTCCAGCAGTGCTGCG ATGCAGTTGTATGACATTTTTGTTCGAGCACAAAATCCGAGGCTTCAAATGAACCCATTCCTTCTGGGTAGAAACCAG ATGCAAGACCCTTATCCTCCTATTTCAAAAAATAGACAGACATCTGCACCAGCAGCTACTAGAGCAGGGTCACGACCCAGCTCAAAATACGGCAGTCAGCCGGGCTCAACAAAAGAGGACAGGGGAGGCTTATCTGTAACCAGTTCACGCCTG GTTCCTGGCCAGAGACCAGTATCAGCCACGACCCAGAAACAGAAACCAATCTATGGAAAGAAGCAGTTCAGTAATGCAATCAACAACCCCTCCCATGGGGCCCCAAAGGCATACTTTGGAAGTTACAACCAGAATATTGGAACCATCTCTGCCTCAGGTCTGGCTGCCATACAGGGGGGCAAAAAATCCTGA
- the LOC105335560 gene encoding extracellular signal-regulated kinase 2 isoform X2: protein MSSEIEPHITKKYEIKKRLGKGAYGIVWKAVDRRTGEVVAVKKIFDAFRNQTDAQRTFREIMFLQEFGDHNNIIKLHNVIKAENDKDIYLVFEFMETDLHNVIKRGSILKDVHKRYIMYQLFKATKYLHSGNVIHRDQKPSNILLDSECVVKVCDFGLARSLTQIGVDAETGDPNLTEYVATRWYRAPEILLASHRYTKGVDMWSLGCILGEMLGGKPLFPGSSTLNQIEKIMSTIPLPSKEDIDSIKSAYGASILEKATLKSKKSIEELLPDAPKDGIDLLKKLLLFNPDKRITADEALRHPYISRFHNAAEEVSLNYDVVPPLSDDVQLTVEEYRNKLYEMIIQKKQERRRKRHEIRSAQQLRESSPEENPPPSEPYQKENTMPAKFSSASSKYNKPVAEVHPHSAPHHQSSFTSAFGRTTHTEPKDMRARQHSRQRMNDQIPPSYSSSAAMQDPYPPISKNRQTSAPAATRAGSRPSSKYGSQPGSTKEDRGGLSVTSSRLLGIGRLIKCAMDPPLPPIRSSYQAYCDSYHDTYHPVSVHGNTYHNTFYDSYQDGDVPGQRPVSATTQKQKPIYGKKQFSNAINNPSHGAPKAYFGSYNQNIGTISASGLAAIQGGKKS from the exons ATGAGTTCAGAAATAGAGCCCCACATTacgaaaaaatatgaaatcaagAAACGTCTAGGAAAAGGG GCTTATGGAATAGTATGGAAAGCAGTTGACAGAAGAACAGGAGAGGTTGTTGctgtaaagaaaatttttgatgCCTTCAGAAATCAAACAGATGCACAG AGAACATTCAGAGAGATTATGTTTCTCCAAGAATTTGGAGATCATAACAACATTATTAAGCTGCACAATGTGATCAAAGCAGAAAATGACAAAGACATCTACCTCGTTTTTGAATTTATGG AGACAGATCTGCATAACGTTATAAAGAGAGGGAGCATTCTCAAGGATGTACATAAACGTTACATCATGTATCAGCTGTTCAAAGCCACCAAGTACCTTCACTCAGGCAATGTCATACATAGAGACCAGAAG CCCTCTAATATTTTACTGGACAGTGAATGTGTTGTAAAAGTCTGTGACTTTGGGCTTGCTCGGTCCTTGACACAGATTGGGGTGGATGCCGAGACTGGAGACCCAAACTTGACAGAATATGTAGCTACTCGCTGGTACAGAGCCCCAGAAATCCTGCTAGCATCTCACAG GTACACAAAAGGTGTTGACATGTGGTCCCTGGGATGTATCCTTGGGGAGATGCTTGGAGGAAAGCCTTTGTTTCCAGGATCATCTACCCTTAACCAGATAGAGAAAATCATGAGCACTATTCCATTGCCATCCAAAGAAG ACATTGACAGTATCAAATCTGCTTATGGTGCATCTATATTGGAAAAGGCAACATTAAA ATCAAAGAAATCAATAGAAGAACTATTACCGGACGCTCCAAAAGACGGCATAGACTTACTGAAAAAACTGTTGTTGTTTAATCCGGACAAGAGGATCACTGCTGATGAGGCACTCCGACATCCATACATCTCCAG atTTCACAATGCTGCTGAGGAGGTATCCCTGAATTACGATGTTGTTCCACCTCTCAGTGATGATGTTCAGCTGACTGTGGAGGAGTACAGGAATAAGTTGTATGAG ATGATAATACAGAAGAAACAAGAGAGGAGGAGAAAACGTCATGAGATTAGAAGTGCCCAACAGCTGAGGGAGTCCAGCCCTGAAGAAAACCCCCCACCCAGTGAACCTTACCAGAAAGAAAACACTATGCCAGCTAAATTCTCATCAGCATCCTCCAAATACAACAAGCCAGTAGCCGAGGTGCACCCTCACTCGGCCCCTCATCACCAGTCCTCCTTCACTTCAG CCTTTGGAAGAACGACACACACAGAACCCAAGGACATGAGAGCCAGACAGCACAGTCGACAGAGGATGAATGACCAGATCCCCCCTTCCTACTCCAGCAGTGCTGCG ATGCAAGACCCTTATCCTCCTATTTCAAAAAATAGACAGACATCTGCACCAGCAGCTACTAGAGCAGGGTCACGACCCAGCTCAAAATACGGCAGTCAGCCGGGCTCAACAAAAGAGGACAGGGGAGGCTTATCTGTAACCAGTTCACGCCTG TTAGGCATTGGTCGGTTGATAAAATGTGCAATGGATCCACCACTTCCACCTATAAGATCTTCCTATCAAGCATATTGCGACTCGTACCATGACACATACCATCCCGTCAGTGTGCATGGTAACACGTACCACAATACGTTCTACGATTCGTATCAAGACGGTGAT GTTCCTGGCCAGAGACCAGTATCAGCCACGACCCAGAAACAGAAACCAATCTATGGAAAGAAGCAGTTCAGTAATGCAATCAACAACCCCTCCCATGGGGCCCCAAAGGCATACTTTGGAAGTTACAACCAGAATATTGGAACCATCTCTGCCTCAGGTCTGGCTGCCATACAGGGGGGCAAAAAATCCTGA